One genomic region from Candidatus Eisenbacteria bacterium encodes:
- the queF gene encoding preQ(1) synthase has product MPTRPSRKLQTFKNPTPDRDYVIRHVCPEYTAVCPVTGQPDFGTIIVRYVPDRTCIELKSLKLYLWSFRDEGHFFEQATNQILDDLVKATRPRRMTVIGRFNVRGGIRTTVIARYAARGSAPAGRPGR; this is encoded by the coding sequence ATGCCGACGCGACCGAGCCGTAAGCTTCAGACCTTCAAGAACCCCACGCCCGACCGTGACTATGTGATTCGTCACGTGTGCCCCGAGTACACCGCGGTGTGCCCCGTCACCGGGCAGCCCGACTTCGGCACCATCATCGTCCGCTACGTCCCCGACCGGACGTGCATCGAGCTCAAGTCGCTCAAGCTCTACCTTTGGTCGTTTCGTGACGAAGGGCACTTCTTCGAGCAGGCCACGAACCAGATCCTCGACGACCTGGTGAAGGCGACACGGCCCAGGCGCATGACGGTGATCGGGCGGTTCAATGTGCGCGGCGGAATTCGCACCACGGTGATCGCTCGCTACGCGGCCCGCGGTTCCGCACCCGCAGGCCGCCCCGGCCGGTGA
- a CDS encoding glycosyltransferase family 39 protein, translating to MKARGTPAERARSARRPLWRPRHEALLGSLLLAIHAALALWGAASNSVTFDENFHVPDGVVVVSRGDFAVSPVNPPLVKAAQGLAALAAGAKLPAVAAVATHDQWVVGESFMRANADRYHRVFLAARVVVILLSVALGLLVWVFARRLYGPAGGLLALGFYAFSSEALAHAGVATLDLATGLAITAALYAFWMFTRTGSWRWWAILAIVVGLAALTRFTTVTLAPMLVILTALGTLLRRIRRPARVWAGLALLPLTTLAMLQIGYGGRTSWQPLAEQTFQSRNFRSLQQMAPWLRLPVPDAFVRGLDIQGREGQGGTPTYLAGQVRTGRVWTYFPLALLAKWPLGLLAALPARAWVMARRRRRRWHECFVVLPMALLLLAGMAVLTLNIGIRYLFPIVPLVCVWLGGFVDPAPAPRRQRSARRWARLGTTLALLQAIEVSSASPWYLAFFNRALGGVGGGYWLVNDSNVDWGQGLIALREELRRRGITQINLTYHGTTDPAVYGIEYLPYLGGDPDRRSEWIAVSSYYYVGLWQRMTTREGRTPLPARIDFSGLWNQRPVARPAGCIYLYRVER from the coding sequence ATGAAGGCCAGAGGCACGCCTGCCGAGCGCGCGCGTTCGGCGAGGCGCCCGCTCTGGCGTCCACGCCACGAAGCCCTCCTGGGCTCGCTGCTGCTCGCGATCCATGCGGCACTCGCTCTCTGGGGGGCGGCGAGCAACTCGGTGACCTTCGACGAGAACTTCCACGTTCCCGACGGCGTGGTGGTGGTCTCCCGTGGGGACTTCGCGGTCTCACCCGTGAACCCGCCGCTGGTCAAGGCCGCCCAAGGCCTCGCGGCCCTGGCCGCGGGTGCGAAGCTCCCTGCGGTCGCTGCGGTGGCGACCCACGATCAATGGGTGGTCGGTGAGTCGTTCATGCGAGCGAACGCGGATCGCTATCACCGCGTGTTCCTCGCCGCCCGCGTGGTGGTCATCCTGCTCTCGGTTGCCCTCGGCCTGCTCGTCTGGGTCTTCGCCCGCCGGCTCTACGGACCTGCCGGAGGACTGCTCGCCCTCGGTTTCTATGCTTTTTCGAGTGAGGCCCTCGCGCACGCCGGGGTGGCGACGCTCGACCTGGCGACCGGCCTGGCCATCACCGCGGCGCTCTATGCGTTCTGGATGTTCACCCGGACGGGCTCGTGGCGCTGGTGGGCGATCCTGGCCATCGTCGTCGGGCTCGCCGCGCTCACGCGTTTCACGACAGTGACGCTGGCGCCGATGCTCGTGATCCTCACCGCGCTCGGCACCCTGCTTCGCCGCATTCGCCGGCCCGCTCGCGTTTGGGCCGGGCTCGCGCTGCTTCCCCTCACCACGCTGGCCATGCTCCAGATCGGCTATGGCGGCCGCACCTCGTGGCAGCCCCTCGCCGAGCAGACGTTCCAGTCCAGGAACTTCCGGTCGCTGCAGCAGATGGCCCCATGGCTGCGACTGCCGGTCCCCGATGCCTTCGTGAGGGGACTCGACATCCAGGGACGCGAGGGACAAGGCGGTACGCCGACCTACCTCGCGGGGCAGGTGCGAACCGGGCGCGTGTGGACCTACTTCCCGCTCGCGCTCCTCGCCAAATGGCCGCTCGGCCTCCTCGCCGCGCTGCCCGCACGCGCCTGGGTGATGGCTCGGAGGCGGCGACGGCGCTGGCACGAGTGCTTCGTCGTGCTGCCGATGGCGCTGTTGCTGCTCGCCGGAATGGCGGTTCTCACGCTCAACATCGGGATTCGCTATCTCTTCCCGATCGTCCCGCTGGTTTGCGTCTGGCTCGGCGGATTCGTCGACCCTGCCCCGGCCCCACGCCGGCAGCGCAGCGCACGGCGATGGGCGCGGCTCGGGACCACGTTGGCGTTGCTCCAGGCCATCGAGGTGTCTTCGGCGTCTCCCTGGTACCTGGCCTTCTTCAATCGCGCGCTCGGTGGAGTGGGAGGCGGCTACTGGCTGGTGAACGATTCCAACGTCGACTGGGGACAAGGATTGATCGCTTTGCGCGAAGAGCTGCGACGTCGCGGCATCACGCAGATCAACCTCACTTATCATGGGACCACCGATCCCGCGGTCTACGGCATCGAGTATCTCCCCTATCTCGGCGGCGATCCCGACCGTCGCAGCGAATGGATCGCGGTCAGCAGCTACTACTACGTGGGTCTGTGGCAGCGCATGACCACGCGCGAGGGCCGAACCCCTTTGCCTGCCCGGATCGATTTCAGTGGCTTGTGGAATCAACGGCCTGTGGCCAGGCCGGCCGGCTGCATCTACCTCTACCGCGTCGAGCGATGA
- the miaB gene encoding tRNA (N6-isopentenyl adenosine(37)-C2)-methylthiotransferase MiaB, with protein sequence MKRVFLETYGCQMNVADSELMAGVLEDAGFERVDRPEDADAILLNTCAIREHAEQRVLGRLGDFARLKSRRPELVVGVAGCMAQHLRSRLLDRSSVLDLVVGPDGYRALPDLLRRAVGEPIAHVRLDRDETYGDLEPRRGSGVRAWVTVQRGCDKFCTYCVVPFTRGRERSLPLSDLVRQVRRAVEEGFREVVFLGQTVNSYHDGTHDFADLLRATDAVDGLLRIRYTSPHPSDMSERVIAAMAECPKVMPQVHLPLQSASDSVLDAMRRTYTYAGYQRVVERLRAAIPGLALSTDIIVGFPGETEEDFERTAAAMREIRFDSAFLFKYSTRPGTKAHAWPETVSEIDKGRRLTALIDQQQRISGAANDAMIGQDVEVLVEGRARRNDRQLHGKSPHFKTVVFENDGTPIGALRRVRVVAATPLTLVGRPSSGVVAGPPLVTIS encoded by the coding sequence ATGAAACGCGTCTTCCTCGAGACCTACGGCTGCCAGATGAACGTGGCCGACAGCGAGCTGATGGCCGGCGTGCTCGAGGACGCCGGATTCGAGCGGGTCGATCGACCCGAGGACGCCGACGCCATCCTCCTCAATACCTGCGCCATTCGCGAGCATGCCGAGCAGCGGGTCCTCGGGAGGCTCGGGGACTTTGCGCGGCTCAAGTCGCGGCGGCCCGAGCTGGTCGTGGGCGTCGCCGGGTGCATGGCCCAGCATCTCAGGTCGCGGCTGCTCGACCGTTCATCGGTGCTCGATCTGGTGGTGGGGCCCGACGGCTACCGCGCGCTGCCCGATCTGCTGCGGCGCGCCGTGGGCGAGCCCATCGCTCACGTGCGGCTCGACCGCGACGAGACCTATGGCGATCTCGAGCCGCGGCGCGGCTCGGGCGTGCGCGCCTGGGTCACCGTCCAGCGCGGCTGCGACAAGTTCTGCACCTATTGCGTCGTTCCCTTCACCCGCGGACGGGAGCGCAGTCTGCCGCTCTCGGATTTGGTCCGTCAGGTGCGCCGTGCCGTGGAGGAAGGATTCCGCGAGGTGGTGTTCCTCGGCCAGACCGTCAACTCCTATCACGACGGCACGCACGACTTCGCCGATCTGCTGCGTGCGACCGACGCCGTCGACGGTCTGCTGCGCATCCGTTACACCTCCCCGCATCCCAGCGACATGAGCGAGCGCGTGATCGCCGCCATGGCCGAATGCCCGAAGGTCATGCCCCAGGTTCACCTTCCGCTGCAGTCGGCCTCGGATTCGGTGCTCGACGCCATGCGTCGCACCTACACCTATGCCGGCTACCAGCGTGTCGTCGAGCGGCTGCGCGCGGCCATTCCCGGCCTCGCGCTCTCCACCGACATCATCGTCGGGTTCCCCGGCGAGACCGAGGAGGACTTCGAGCGCACGGCCGCCGCGATGCGCGAGATCCGCTTCGACAGCGCGTTTCTGTTCAAGTACTCGACGCGTCCCGGAACCAAGGCCCACGCCTGGCCGGAGACGGTCTCCGAGATCGACAAAGGCCGCCGCCTCACGGCGCTGATCGATCAGCAACAGCGAATCTCGGGAGCGGCGAACGACGCGATGATCGGACAGGATGTCGAAGTGCTGGTCGAGGGCCGTGCGCGCCGCAACGACAGGCAGCTCCACGGCAAGAGCCCCCACTTCAAGACCGTGGTGTTCGAGAACGACGGAACACCCATCGGAGCCCTGCGGCGGGTTCGCGTCGTGGCGGCCACTCCGCTCACCCTCGTGGGTCGTCCGTCATCAGGCGTCGTCGCGGGGCCGCCGCTCGTCACCATCTCCTGA